The following are encoded in a window of Mycolicibacterium tusciae JS617 genomic DNA:
- a CDS encoding oxygenase MpaB family protein: protein MTLRSTSNDAKRRADRDADPLGPDSLTWKYFGDLRTGMLGVWIGAIQNMYPELGAGVEDHSILLREPLQRVARSVYPIMGVVYDGDRAAQTGQQIKSYHNTIKGVDGEGRRYHALNPETFYWAHATFFMLIIKTAEYFCGGLTDAEKRQLFDEHVQWYRMYGMSMRPVPETWEEFCEYWDAKCRDELEINRATLDIFTIRIPKPWFVLMPTPIWDQLFKPMVGAQRWIAAGLFDPAVREKAGMRWTPGDEVLLRIFGKLVELAFVAVPDEIRLHPRALSAYRRAQGKLPEDGPLVEAPAFMAPPRDRHDMPMHYVPPRKSLLDRAGSLVHTTFSLAGLRPARGRGKAA from the coding sequence TGCGGATCGCGACGCCGATCCGCTCGGCCCTGATTCATTGACGTGGAAGTACTTCGGCGACCTGCGGACCGGCATGCTCGGTGTCTGGATCGGCGCGATCCAGAACATGTATCCCGAACTCGGTGCGGGCGTCGAAGACCACTCGATCCTGTTGCGCGAGCCGCTGCAGCGGGTCGCGCGCTCGGTGTACCCCATCATGGGTGTCGTCTACGACGGTGACCGCGCCGCCCAGACCGGTCAGCAGATCAAGAGCTACCACAACACCATCAAAGGCGTTGACGGCGAAGGCCGGCGGTATCACGCGCTGAATCCCGAGACGTTCTACTGGGCGCACGCGACCTTCTTCATGTTGATCATCAAGACCGCCGAATACTTCTGCGGCGGACTCACCGACGCCGAGAAGCGCCAACTGTTCGACGAACACGTTCAGTGGTACCGGATGTACGGCATGAGCATGCGGCCTGTTCCGGAAACCTGGGAAGAGTTCTGCGAGTACTGGGACGCCAAGTGCCGCGACGAGTTGGAGATCAACCGCGCGACGCTCGACATCTTCACGATCCGCATCCCCAAGCCGTGGTTTGTGCTGATGCCGACGCCAATCTGGGATCAGCTCTTCAAGCCGATGGTCGGCGCGCAACGCTGGATCGCCGCGGGCCTGTTCGACCCGGCGGTGCGCGAGAAGGCCGGCATGCGGTGGACGCCGGGCGACGAGGTGCTGCTGCGGATCTTCGGAAAGCTCGTCGAGTTGGCCTTCGTCGCGGTGCCCGACGAGATCCGGCTCCATCCGCGCGCGCTGTCCGCGTACCGCCGCGCACAGGGGAAGCTCCCCGAAGACGGGCCGTTGGTGGAGGCGCCCGCGTTCATGGCGCCACCGCGTGACCGCCATGACATGCCCATGCACTATGTGCCGCCGCGCAAGTCACTGCTCGACCGAGCAGGGTCTTTGGTGCACACCACGTTCTCCTTGGCGGGGCTGCGTCCAGCGCGTGGGCGCGGTAAGGCAGCCTAG
- a CDS encoding acyl-CoA dehydrogenase family protein produces the protein MLEWTDVDLAVRDAVREFVDKEIRPHVDALESGEMEPYPIIRNLFTTFGIAEMARDSLNKRLAKLRDGDESSGKSSGGGMFGGGSGGMGFVVVSELCKVSMGIVTGMGVSLGLTVPTIQGRGTLAQQERWLPDLVTYDKIGAWAITEPDSGSDAFGGMKSYVVRDGDDYVLNGQKTFITNGPDADVVVVYAKLDDGDGTDKRDRKVLTFVLDRGMEGFVQSKPFRKMGIHSSRTGELFFNNVRLGRDRLLGETEDSAAGDGRASARSNFSAERIGVAAMSLGVIEECLRLCVDYAKTRKLWGQEIGQFQLIQLKLANMEVARMNVRNILFRVIESAEQGQPISLPEASAIKWYCSQAATDVAMEAVQVFGGNGYMTEYRVEQLARDAKSLMIYAGSNEVQITHVARGLLSGN, from the coding sequence ATGCTGGAATGGACAGACGTTGATCTTGCCGTGCGCGATGCCGTACGGGAGTTCGTAGATAAAGAGATTCGCCCCCATGTCGACGCCCTCGAAAGCGGCGAGATGGAGCCTTACCCCATTATCCGCAACCTGTTCACGACGTTCGGCATCGCCGAGATGGCGCGCGACTCACTGAACAAGCGGCTTGCGAAGCTGCGCGACGGCGACGAATCATCCGGGAAGTCCTCGGGCGGCGGCATGTTCGGGGGCGGCTCCGGCGGCATGGGCTTCGTCGTAGTCAGCGAGCTGTGCAAGGTGTCGATGGGCATCGTCACGGGAATGGGCGTCAGCCTCGGGCTGACGGTGCCGACGATCCAAGGTCGCGGCACGCTTGCCCAGCAGGAGCGCTGGTTGCCCGATCTGGTCACCTACGACAAGATCGGTGCGTGGGCGATCACCGAACCCGACTCGGGCTCGGATGCGTTCGGCGGCATGAAGTCCTACGTCGTCCGGGATGGCGACGACTACGTCCTCAACGGCCAGAAGACGTTCATCACCAACGGCCCAGACGCCGACGTGGTCGTGGTGTACGCGAAACTCGACGATGGCGACGGCACCGACAAGCGCGACCGCAAGGTGCTGACGTTCGTGCTCGACCGCGGCATGGAGGGTTTCGTCCAGTCAAAACCGTTCCGCAAGATGGGTATTCACAGCTCGCGCACCGGAGAGTTGTTCTTCAACAACGTCCGCCTTGGGCGTGACAGGTTGCTCGGTGAAACCGAGGACAGTGCGGCAGGCGACGGACGCGCCAGCGCGCGGTCGAACTTCTCCGCCGAGCGCATCGGCGTCGCGGCGATGTCGCTGGGAGTCATCGAGGAATGCCTGCGGTTGTGCGTCGACTACGCGAAGACCCGAAAGCTGTGGGGTCAGGAGATCGGTCAGTTCCAGCTGATCCAGCTCAAGCTCGCGAACATGGAAGTCGCCCGAATGAACGTGCGCAACATCCTTTTCCGAGTGATCGAGTCGGCCGAGCAGGGTCAGCCAATTTCGCTTCCCGAGGCGTCGGCGATCAAGTGGTACTGCTCGCAGGCCGCCACCGATGTGGCGATGGAGGCCGTGCAGGTGTTCGGCGGCAACGGCTACATGACCGAATACCGGGTAGAACAACTCGCACGCGACGCCAAGTCTCTGATGATCTACGCCGGCAGCAACGAGGTCCAAATCACCCACGTGGCACGGGGCCTGCTGAGCGGCAACTAG
- a CDS encoding SDR family NAD(P)-dependent oxidoreductase, with amino-acid sequence MDLKSQTALITGSSGGIGEEFAVQFAKRGVNLVLVARRAEKLAELRKTLTARHPDLTVDVIAADLAEPGSGPDLASKVCDLGRTVDILVNNAGVGLHGQFVGQDAAANSAQIQLNCGTLVDLTACYLPAMTAAGHGVVINVASTAAFQPTPGMAVYGATKAFVLSFTEALWQECKGTGVRVLALCPGATETEFFSRTGEEFLTDGRQTPKQVVDTALAALDKSTPTVISGWRNALLATGYRITPRRLMVQISEQMMKAN; translated from the coding sequence GTGGACCTGAAAAGCCAGACAGCGTTGATCACCGGATCCAGCGGAGGAATCGGCGAGGAGTTCGCCGTTCAGTTCGCGAAGCGCGGAGTGAACCTCGTGTTGGTCGCACGTCGCGCCGAGAAACTCGCTGAGTTGCGCAAAACGCTGACCGCCCGGCATCCCGACCTCACGGTCGACGTGATCGCCGCCGATCTCGCCGAGCCGGGATCGGGGCCCGACCTGGCGTCGAAAGTCTGTGACCTCGGCAGGACGGTCGACATCCTGGTGAACAACGCCGGCGTCGGCCTGCACGGCCAGTTCGTCGGGCAGGACGCGGCCGCGAATTCAGCGCAGATTCAGCTGAACTGCGGCACGCTGGTTGACCTGACGGCGTGCTACCTCCCGGCAATGACGGCGGCCGGTCACGGCGTTGTCATCAACGTGGCTTCGACCGCGGCTTTTCAGCCGACACCCGGCATGGCGGTCTACGGCGCTACGAAGGCATTCGTGCTGTCGTTCACCGAAGCGCTGTGGCAGGAGTGCAAGGGAACCGGGGTGCGTGTGCTCGCGCTGTGCCCGGGCGCCACGGAGACGGAGTTCTTCTCACGCACCGGAGAAGAATTCCTCACCGACGGCAGGCAGACACCCAAGCAGGTCGTCGACACCGCGCTCGCGGCGCTGGACAAGTCCACCCCGACCGTGATCTCGGGATGGCGGAACGCTCTGCTCGCCACCGGTTACCGGATTACCCCACGCAGGTTGATGGTCCAGATCTCCGAGCAGATGATGAAAGCCAACTAG
- a CDS encoding TrmH family RNA methyltransferase produces MAAAIKLHRHAGRRRAARFLAEGPNLVEAALRRGLVSEVFATEAAQDRFGSLLAGAQVHLVTERAAKALSETVTPVGLVAVCSVPETSLDDVLAESPRLLAVAAEISEPGNAGTLIRVADAMGADAVVLVGQSVDPYNGKCLRASAGSIFSIPVVSEADAAAAVSAIGAAGLAILATTLDGEISLDDADLATPTAWLFGPEAHGLSTELAAMATQRVRIPMPGNAESLNVASAAAICLYQSARAFRV; encoded by the coding sequence GTGGCCGCAGCGATCAAGCTGCACCGCCACGCTGGACGACGCCGCGCCGCCCGCTTTCTCGCCGAGGGTCCTAATCTCGTCGAGGCCGCGTTGCGGCGCGGACTCGTCTCCGAGGTCTTCGCCACCGAAGCCGCGCAGGACCGATTCGGTTCGCTTCTGGCCGGCGCGCAGGTGCACCTCGTGACCGAGCGGGCCGCAAAGGCATTGTCGGAGACGGTGACTCCGGTCGGCCTGGTCGCGGTGTGCTCGGTGCCCGAGACCTCACTTGACGATGTGCTCGCCGAGTCGCCACGGCTGCTGGCCGTCGCCGCGGAGATCTCCGAGCCCGGCAATGCGGGAACTCTGATTCGTGTCGCCGATGCGATGGGCGCCGACGCCGTCGTGCTCGTCGGCCAGAGTGTCGATCCGTACAACGGCAAGTGCCTGCGCGCCTCGGCGGGAAGCATCTTCTCGATCCCCGTCGTCTCCGAGGCGGATGCCGCCGCGGCGGTGTCGGCCATTGGGGCGGCCGGTCTCGCAATTCTGGCCACGACGCTCGACGGCGAAATATCGCTGGATGACGCGGACTTGGCCACCCCGACGGCCTGGCTGTTCGGACCGGAGGCGCACGGCCTGTCGACAGAATTGGCTGCGATGGCCACTCAGCGCGTGCGAATCCCGATGCCCGGCAACGCCGAAAGCCTCAATGTGGCATCGGCGGCCGCGATCTGCCTCTATCAGAGCGCCAGGGCATTTCGGGTCTAG
- the rplT gene encoding 50S ribosomal protein L20, with the protein MARVKRAVNAQKKRRTVLKASKGYRGQRSRLYRKAKEQQLHSLTYAYRDRKARKGDFRKLWISRINAAGRANGITYNRLIQGLKAAGVEVDRKNLAEIAVSDPAAFTTLVEVAKGALPEDVNAPSASTDSGEAA; encoded by the coding sequence ATGGCACGCGTTAAGCGCGCAGTAAACGCGCAGAAGAAGCGCCGCACAGTACTCAAGGCATCCAAGGGCTACCGCGGTCAGCGGTCGCGGCTGTATCGCAAAGCCAAAGAACAGCAGCTGCATTCGTTGACCTACGCCTACCGCGACCGCAAGGCGCGCAAGGGCGATTTCCGCAAGCTGTGGATCTCGCGGATCAACGCGGCGGGCCGCGCCAACGGCATCACCTACAACCGGTTGATCCAGGGCCTCAAGGCCGCCGGTGTCGAGGTGGACCGCAAGAACCTCGCCGAGATCGCCGTCAGCGACCCCGCCGCGTTCACCACGCTGGTCGAGGTTGCCAAGGGCGCGCTGCCCGAGGATGTCAATGCACCGTCAGCATCGACTGATTCCGGCGAGGCTGCCTGA
- the rpmI gene encoding 50S ribosomal protein L35, with translation MPKAKTHSGASKRFRATGTGKIVRQKANKRHLLEHKSSKRTRRLDGRTEVAANDVKRVKKLLNG, from the coding sequence ATGCCAAAGGCGAAGACCCATAGCGGCGCTTCCAAGCGGTTCCGGGCCACCGGGACCGGAAAGATCGTGCGCCAGAAGGCCAACAAGCGGCACTTGCTCGAGCACAAGTCGAGCAAGCGCACCCGTCGGCTGGACGGCCGCACCGAGGTGGCCGCCAACGACGTCAAGCGCGTCAAGAAGCTGCTGAACGGCTGA
- the infC gene encoding translation initiation factor IF-3, with protein sequence MGFLDDNIGGPISTETRVNERIRVPEVRLIGPGGEQVGIVRIEDALRVAADADLDLVEVAPDAKPPVCKIMDYGKFKYETAQKARESRKNQQQTVVKEQKLRPKIDPHDYETKKGHVVRFLQAGSKVKVTIMFRGREQSRPELGYRLLQRLGADVADYGFVETSAKQDGRNMTMVLAPHRGAKTRAKAAHDADAPTAQRAQPESAPTETPQN encoded by the coding sequence GTGGGGTTCCTAGACGACAACATAGGAGGCCCCATCAGCACTGAGACCCGCGTCAACGAGCGCATTCGCGTACCTGAAGTCCGTCTGATCGGACCAGGCGGCGAGCAAGTAGGCATTGTGCGCATCGAAGACGCTCTCCGCGTCGCCGCGGATGCCGATCTCGACCTTGTCGAAGTAGCCCCAGACGCCAAACCCCCGGTTTGCAAGATCATGGACTACGGCAAGTTCAAATACGAGACGGCGCAGAAGGCGCGCGAGTCTCGCAAGAACCAGCAGCAGACCGTCGTCAAGGAACAGAAGCTCCGACCCAAGATCGACCCGCACGACTACGAGACCAAAAAGGGCCACGTGGTCCGCTTCCTGCAAGCGGGGTCGAAGGTCAAGGTGACGATCATGTTCCGCGGACGCGAGCAGTCGAGGCCCGAGCTGGGCTACCGACTCCTGCAGCGGCTGGGCGCCGACGTCGCCGATTACGGCTTCGTCGAGACGTCGGCCAAGCAGGACGGCCGCAACATGACGATGGTGCTGGCACCGCACCGCGGCGCGAAGACTCGTGCCAAGGCGGCGCACGATGCCGACGCTCCGACCGCGCAACGCGCGCAGCCCGAGAGCGCACCGACCGAAACACCACAGAACTGA
- a CDS encoding DUF1844 domain-containing protein codes for MTQDPASHDPVAELPTRELADIPAVEVITRSAVMLMSAAAEKIGLSAEDPEESPHRDLDEARRLITALAGLVTASAEYLGPHAGPVRDGLKSLQLAFREASAAPGEPGHGPGEKYTGPVW; via the coding sequence ATGACCCAGGATCCCGCATCCCATGACCCGGTGGCAGAGCTGCCGACCCGCGAGCTGGCCGATATCCCCGCTGTTGAGGTGATCACCAGGTCGGCCGTCATGTTGATGAGTGCCGCGGCGGAGAAGATCGGGCTGTCGGCCGAGGATCCCGAAGAGAGCCCGCACCGCGATCTCGACGAGGCGCGTCGACTGATCACCGCGCTCGCGGGACTGGTGACGGCCTCCGCGGAATACCTCGGCCCGCACGCCGGACCGGTCCGCGATGGGCTGAAGAGCCTGCAACTCGCGTTCCGCGAAGCCAGCGCCGCGCCGGGGGAACCGGGTCACGGTCCAGGGGAGAAATACACCGGCCCGGTCTGGTAG
- the lysX gene encoding bifunctional lysylphosphatidylglycerol synthetase/lysine--tRNA ligase LysX has protein sequence MTVTSPAASATTAKARRTSAFRWVPAAAGWTVGIIATLSLFASVSPFFRSLIKVPREFVNDYIFNFPDTSFAWAFVLALLAAALAARKSIAWWILVGYLVAAVGWNVGDIISGEESWLEESGEIIGLAFHIAAIAFLVLARKEFWAKVRRGALIKAAATLVAGLVVGTLIGWGLLELFPGSLAREDRFFYALNRVGAFAGASSDSFTGHPHVLVNALLGLFGALALMVAAIVLFQSQRAENALTGEDESAIRGLLELYGKNDSLGYFATRRDKSVVFAPTGRAAITYRVEVGVCLASGDPIGDPKAWPQAIEAWLLLCQAYGWAPGVMGASSTAAEAFRAAGLNALQLGDEAILYPDSFRLSGPDMRAVRQAVTRARRAGATVRIRRHRDLDADEMAKVVQRADTWRDTDDERGFSMALGRLGDPADGDCLLVEAVQPGAGGDQVVAMLSLVPWGANGVSLDLMRRSPQSPNGTIELMVSELCLQAEGIGVSRISLNFAMFRSAFEQGAQLGAGPVARLWRALLVFFSRWWQLETLYRSNMKYQPEWVPRYACYDDARLVPRVGVASVIAEGFLVLPFSRRHEQPHTGHHTAVPQSIVDRGLLHPDGTAPDVDELEVGLDEEERSRLPEQVRVRMAKLKTLQDSGIDAYPVGEAPSHTILAAVESEGVGTVTVAGRVLRIRDYGGVLFAQLRDWSGEVQLLLDNSLLEEGTTVDFTHAIDLGDLIAVSGTMGFSKKGTRSLIVLGWRMIGKCLRPLPDKWNGLTDQEARVRARYVDLAINSDARDLIRARSGVLHAIRETLFHKRFLEVETPILQQIHGGANARPFLTHINAYDLDLYLRIAPELYLKRLCVGGVERVFELGRAFRNEGVDFSHNPEFTLLEAYQAHADYNVWIDGCRELIQNAAQAANGAQVFMRPRDDGTLEPVDISGAWTVKTVHDAVSEALGEEIGPETDLTTLRRLCDGAKIPYLTHWDTGAVVLELYEHLVEDRTEAPTFYKDFPTSVSPLTRPHRSIGGVAERWDLVAWGVELGTAYSELTDPVEQRRRLQEQSLLAAGGDPEAMELDEDFLQAMEYAMPPTGGLGMGVDRVVMLITGRSIRETLPFPLAKPR, from the coding sequence ATGACCGTCACTAGTCCGGCCGCCTCAGCTACCACGGCAAAGGCCCGCCGCACCTCCGCGTTCAGGTGGGTGCCCGCCGCGGCCGGCTGGACCGTCGGGATCATCGCCACGCTGTCGCTCTTCGCGAGCGTCTCGCCGTTCTTCCGGTCGCTGATCAAGGTGCCCCGCGAGTTCGTCAACGACTACATCTTCAACTTCCCCGACACCAGCTTCGCGTGGGCTTTCGTGCTGGCGCTGCTGGCGGCGGCGCTGGCAGCGCGTAAGAGCATCGCGTGGTGGATCCTCGTCGGATACCTGGTCGCCGCGGTCGGCTGGAACGTCGGCGACATCATCTCCGGCGAGGAATCGTGGCTGGAGGAAAGCGGCGAGATCATCGGCCTCGCCTTCCACATCGCCGCCATCGCCTTCCTTGTCCTCGCGCGCAAGGAGTTCTGGGCGAAAGTGCGCCGGGGTGCGCTGATCAAGGCGGCGGCAACCCTGGTCGCCGGGCTGGTCGTCGGCACCTTGATCGGGTGGGGCCTGCTCGAGCTCTTCCCTGGGAGCTTGGCCCGTGAGGACCGCTTCTTCTACGCATTGAACCGGGTGGGCGCCTTCGCAGGCGCCAGCTCCGACTCGTTCACCGGTCACCCGCACGTCTTGGTCAACGCGCTCCTCGGTCTCTTCGGTGCGCTGGCACTGATGGTGGCGGCGATCGTGTTATTCCAGTCCCAGCGTGCGGAGAATGCGCTCACCGGTGAAGACGAGTCGGCGATCCGGGGACTGCTCGAGTTGTACGGCAAGAACGACTCGTTGGGCTACTTCGCGACGCGTCGCGACAAGTCGGTGGTGTTCGCGCCGACCGGCCGCGCCGCCATTACCTACCGCGTCGAGGTCGGTGTCTGCCTCGCCAGCGGCGATCCCATCGGGGATCCCAAAGCCTGGCCCCAAGCCATCGAGGCGTGGCTGTTGCTATGTCAGGCCTACGGCTGGGCGCCCGGGGTGATGGGCGCGAGTTCGACTGCGGCCGAGGCATTCCGCGCGGCCGGTCTCAATGCCCTGCAGCTCGGCGACGAGGCGATCCTGTACCCGGACAGCTTCCGGCTGTCGGGCCCGGACATGCGTGCGGTGCGGCAGGCGGTGACCCGGGCGCGACGCGCGGGTGCCACGGTGCGGATCCGCAGGCACCGCGATCTGGACGCCGACGAGATGGCCAAGGTGGTGCAGCGAGCCGATACCTGGCGCGACACCGACGACGAACGTGGCTTCTCCATGGCACTGGGCCGACTGGGCGACCCGGCCGACGGCGACTGCCTGCTCGTCGAGGCTGTGCAGCCAGGGGCCGGCGGCGACCAGGTCGTCGCGATGCTCTCCCTCGTACCGTGGGGCGCCAACGGAGTGTCGCTGGATCTCATGCGCCGCTCCCCGCAATCCCCCAACGGAACCATCGAGCTGATGGTCAGCGAACTGTGCCTGCAGGCCGAAGGCATTGGGGTCAGCCGTATTTCGCTGAACTTCGCGATGTTCCGATCGGCGTTCGAACAAGGTGCCCAGCTCGGCGCCGGCCCGGTCGCGCGGCTGTGGCGCGCCCTGCTGGTGTTCTTCTCCCGCTGGTGGCAGCTGGAGACGCTATACCGCTCGAACATGAAGTATCAGCCCGAGTGGGTTCCGCGCTATGCGTGCTACGACGACGCGCGGCTGGTCCCCCGCGTCGGCGTGGCGTCGGTGATCGCAGAAGGCTTCCTGGTGCTGCCGTTCTCCCGCAGGCATGAGCAGCCGCACACCGGACATCACACCGCGGTGCCGCAGAGCATCGTCGATCGGGGCCTGTTGCATCCTGACGGCACGGCCCCCGACGTCGACGAGCTCGAGGTCGGGCTGGACGAAGAGGAACGGTCCCGGCTGCCCGAACAGGTCCGGGTCCGGATGGCCAAGCTCAAGACGTTGCAGGACAGCGGAATCGACGCCTACCCCGTCGGCGAGGCACCCAGCCACACCATCCTTGCCGCGGTCGAATCGGAGGGGGTGGGCACGGTGACCGTCGCCGGGCGGGTACTGCGCATCCGCGACTACGGTGGCGTGCTGTTCGCGCAGCTGCGTGACTGGTCCGGGGAAGTTCAACTGCTGCTGGATAATTCGCTGCTCGAAGAGGGCACGACGGTGGATTTCACGCACGCCATCGATTTGGGCGACCTGATCGCTGTGTCCGGGACCATGGGCTTTTCCAAGAAGGGCACCCGATCGCTGATCGTGCTCGGCTGGCGGATGATCGGCAAGTGCCTGCGTCCGCTGCCGGACAAGTGGAACGGGCTGACCGATCAGGAGGCGCGGGTGCGCGCCCGATATGTCGACCTGGCGATCAACTCCGATGCCCGCGACCTGATCCGGGCACGCAGCGGTGTTCTGCATGCGATCCGCGAAACCCTGTTCCACAAAAGGTTTTTGGAGGTCGAGACGCCGATTCTGCAGCAGATCCACGGCGGCGCCAACGCCAGGCCGTTCCTGACCCACATCAACGCCTATGACCTCGACCTGTACCTGCGGATCGCACCGGAGCTGTACCTCAAGCGCCTGTGTGTCGGCGGTGTCGAGCGGGTCTTCGAGCTGGGCAGGGCATTTCGCAACGAGGGTGTCGACTTCAGCCACAACCCCGAGTTCACGCTGCTGGAGGCCTATCAGGCCCATGCCGACTACAACGTGTGGATCGACGGCTGCCGGGAGTTGATCCAGAACGCCGCGCAGGCCGCCAATGGGGCCCAGGTGTTCATGCGTCCCCGCGATGACGGCACGCTGGAACCTGTCGACATCTCGGGCGCCTGGACGGTCAAGACCGTGCACGACGCGGTGTCGGAGGCGCTGGGAGAAGAGATCGGTCCCGAAACGGACCTGACGACGTTGCGCAGGCTGTGCGACGGAGCGAAAATCCCGTACCTGACGCACTGGGACACCGGTGCGGTAGTCCTCGAGCTGTACGAGCATCTGGTGGAGGACCGCACCGAGGCGCCGACGTTCTACAAGGACTTCCCCACGTCGGTGTCACCGCTGACGAGACCACACCGCAGTATCGGAGGTGTCGCCGAGCGCTGGGACCTGGTGGCGTGGGGCGTCGAACTGGGCACGGCCTACAGCGAGCTGACCGATCCCGTCGAGCAGCGCAGGAGGCTGCAGGAACAGTCGCTGCTCGCGGCCGGGGGCGATCCGGAGGCCATGGAGCTCGACGAGGACTTCCTGCAGGCCATGGAGTACGCGATGCCGCCGACGGGTGGCCTTGGCATGGGTGTGGACCGCGTCGTCATGCTGATCACCGGACGCAGCATCCGCGAGACGCTGCCCTTCCCCCTGGCCAAACCTCGTTAG
- a CDS encoding CHAT domain-containing protein: MGDVAVTFTDPRAELQAESATLVLRFADVGVATYVSLRVVGEPSKTVTWVIEEAALHAALEELTRALPDPIDGENRRDALERAITKGAFASPATELTIACALGTHLIAPEAWQLLVDSVSSPTAALFVSPSARLARVPWGLIAMPGDDGHRLIELVDVLMAAPPNIVHSPRAPAGWGGRRNEPPLLVLDPRVPGQRPDSALGSVLGRPSSDTPLAKHFGELMAVRDVLPDVATSVDLFRRADADRAWLKELLAQGPSRLLYVGHATAADGDVGHADRAALHLADDRPLTASDLMSLKLPLPPRVGLLACASGGDYRFDEATGLVAAMILGGAELVTATLWSLPTAAGYRLFAPTTADVDPMAEAILAVDRAHEAGDAGRTVNSWQREQMRRWSDGDLTASPLYWAALATFAVDGAR, encoded by the coding sequence ATGGGCGACGTGGCCGTGACTTTCACCGACCCCCGGGCCGAACTCCAGGCCGAAAGCGCCACCCTGGTTCTGCGATTCGCCGACGTCGGAGTCGCCACGTACGTCAGCCTGCGTGTCGTGGGGGAGCCGTCCAAGACGGTGACGTGGGTGATCGAGGAGGCGGCGCTGCACGCAGCGCTGGAGGAGTTGACCCGCGCACTGCCCGATCCGATCGACGGTGAGAATCGGCGCGACGCGCTCGAACGTGCGATCACCAAAGGCGCCTTCGCCTCGCCCGCAACGGAATTGACGATCGCGTGTGCGCTGGGAACGCATCTTATCGCGCCGGAGGCCTGGCAATTGCTCGTCGACTCCGTCTCCTCGCCAACGGCGGCGTTGTTCGTATCACCGAGTGCACGACTGGCCCGGGTGCCGTGGGGCCTCATCGCGATGCCGGGCGACGACGGCCACCGACTCATCGAGCTGGTCGACGTCCTGATGGCGGCTCCGCCGAACATCGTCCATTCCCCGCGCGCACCCGCCGGCTGGGGCGGCAGGCGCAATGAGCCACCACTACTGGTGCTTGATCCCCGGGTGCCCGGCCAGCGGCCGGACTCAGCGCTCGGGTCGGTGCTCGGACGCCCGTCGTCAGATACGCCGTTGGCCAAGCACTTCGGCGAGCTGATGGCTGTGCGGGACGTACTTCCCGACGTAGCGACCTCCGTCGATCTATTCCGGCGCGCCGACGCCGATCGGGCCTGGCTGAAGGAGCTGCTGGCTCAGGGTCCGAGTCGGCTGCTCTACGTGGGCCACGCGACCGCGGCGGACGGCGACGTCGGCCACGCCGACCGGGCCGCGCTTCACCTGGCTGACGATCGCCCGCTCACCGCGTCGGATCTCATGTCACTGAAGCTGCCGTTGCCCCCGCGCGTCGGCCTGCTGGCCTGCGCATCCGGCGGCGACTACCGATTCGACGAAGCAACCGGACTGGTGGCTGCGATGATTCTCGGAGGTGCGGAGCTGGTCACGGCCACCCTCTGGTCGCTTCCCACCGCGGCCGGTTATCGCTTGTTCGCGCCGACCACCGCGGACGTCGATCCGATGGCTGAGGCGATCCTCGCCGTCGACCGCGCACACGAGGCCGGCGACGCCGGACGCACGGTGAACAGTTGGCAGCGGGAACAGATGCGTCGGTGGAGTGACGGCGACCTGACCGCGAGCCCGCTCTACTGGGCAGCGCTGGCAACATTCGCCGTCGACGGTGCCCGGTGA
- a CDS encoding lipoprotein LpqH, translated as MNRVVTGVVGLALGAAVLVGCSDDKPAAAPVSPAAGNTQVSTSGSTEVKVGGSDLSGLDLNSVTCVKQGGKINVASAAINGQSGLAVVMTDEATPTVESLAMSVDGNALGVTNMMGAKTGSAEVKADGSTYTITGEATGADMANPMAGMITKPFTIKVTCS; from the coding sequence ATGAATCGAGTTGTCACGGGTGTGGTCGGGCTGGCTCTCGGCGCGGCCGTACTGGTGGGCTGTTCGGATGACAAGCCGGCAGCCGCACCCGTCAGCCCGGCAGCCGGAAACACGCAAGTGAGCACAAGCGGCTCAACCGAGGTCAAGGTCGGCGGCAGTGACCTGTCCGGTCTCGATCTCAACTCGGTGACCTGCGTCAAGCAGGGCGGGAAGATCAACGTCGCCAGCGCGGCCATCAACGGCCAGTCCGGGCTCGCCGTCGTCATGACCGACGAGGCCACCCCGACCGTCGAGTCGCTGGCCATGTCGGTGGACGGCAACGCGCTCGGTGTCACCAACATGATGGGCGCCAAGACCGGTTCCGCAGAGGTGAAGGCTGATGGCAGCACCTACACCATCACCGGTGAAGCCACCGGCGCTGATATGGCGAACCCGATGGCGGGCATGATCACCAAGCCGTTCACGATCAAGGTGACCTGCAGCTGA